DNA from Phragmites australis chromosome 16, lpPhrAust1.1, whole genome shotgun sequence:
TGTGAGGTGGATGGGGTGAACAAAGGACTCATAGAATTCAGTAGACGCAAGACTCATTaaagattttttaaatagtaaagataaacaattgttaaaaaaatGTTATATGACCTTACCTCAGCCCAGCTAACTACAATTTACCGGAAATGTATGATCATATTACTAGTCAAATTGATATTGACACTACTTCGTCGGGACGAAATAAAACGCTCATCATATTCATAAAATAGATGTCAAATGACTCTAGGCAGGAAAGTTCTCGAATATCTTAAAACTATTGTAAATTATATTACCATTTAACCATACACAATCACAAGGATAGCATCGACCTTAACAAATCCTGACTCGCAAGTATTGGTACGAGAAACATCAAGAGGCAACACTGCCACAAAAAGTACATAAATGAACTATAGCTATGATTCTTCGACAAAATATCCCCGCTCCGCAAGCTAACATAATTCACTGCTTCCTTGGTGCGATAATGTTGTCCGGCTGCAACAGAACCaataatcatatttataaggAGAAACAGCAAAATGAATTGATTAGGAAAAACAACAAAATGAAAGTCGAACAAAATGAATGCATAGGTGTTCTCTACTAAAATTAACTCccttgaaagaaaaaaagaacctCAAACTGGCGAGGATATATGGTTTTTTTACTTTAATGTGATAAGTCTGTTTATTGTAAGATGCATTCGAACCATTATGACACATCATCGCAAAAGGAAATTTGATTTCCAAGTTTAGATACTTTTACCAAAACAAAATGATAGAATGCTTCAAAAGATGTATCCTGGTAATTTAGGGTACTTGGGAAAGTCTGACAAAGCAATGTGCTCAGCCAACATCCAAGTGATGAACATAATAGAAATGAATTCATAGGGATGAAAGAAACACACCTCTTTCTTCACAGGCTCTTCCTTCTCTGACAGGATCAGCTCAATGTGGCAGGGTGAGGACATGTAAGCTGCCCAAAAAGCAATATAAATATACTATTGcagtcaaaaaagaaaagaaaaatcgtcCTTCAGAACTTACGGTTGATGCGTCCATGAGCACGGTATGTACGGCGCCTCTGCTTCTGGGCTTGGTTCACCTGGATGTGTGAAACATAGAGGTTGTCGACATCCAAGCCTTTAACCTGGAAACAACATAAGgttgagttaaaccaaaagaaatGTCATGcatatcaaaaagaaaaatagaaaaaaagcaGCTTTATACATCAGCATTACTCTCAGCATTCTTCAGCAGATCCAAAATGAATCTGGCTGATTTCATAGGCCAGCGACCCTGCCCATTTGAGTGGCGAGACTTTGCTTGTGCAGTGCGACCAACACCTCCACAGTATCTCCGGAAGGGAATTGCCTGCTTGTGAGCAATAACATCCTCAAGGTACTGCTTAGCCTTGGCCAAAGGAAGCTTGCGAAGCGCAAATGCTGTCTCCCTTGTGTTCTGCAGCCATTAATACGGGTTTAGTAAGAAAaacgggaagaagaggggtaTACGACTATGTATGTGCGAGAGGTACTCTGGGATACTAACTAATACTTAGTACAGCATGTGGAAGGGCTCAAAAAAGGATTTCAGTCTTACAGACCCTTCCATTCAACTGCAGGTTGACAGTAAGCCCTAAGACCCTAAGCTTCTATTACTAGTCAATTACAACCTTTTTCACTAATAATACTACAATAATCTGTCAGAGCATATTTGACCACTGTTTGGTATACTTATGTGCGACTACTGACTACAATGAGAAGATCACATATAACAAGCAAACAGAAATTTGTTATGTTCAGCATACCTCTAAGGTATTATTTCATTTTTGCAGGGGAATTATATGGTATCTCAATTATATGCTAGAAAGATAAAGAACAACACGGCTGGATGAGATCACACAGCAACATTGAAGAGAAGACAATGTGTTATCAGAGAAAAAAAGCAACACTTAATCCCAATGGTTCCACGCAACTTATGGTTCTTTCTTTGCTTCCAAGAACATAGATTTCTTCTTCAACCCAGGTCATGACTGAGGGCAGGTACTTCATAGTTCATAATATAGCTCACGATCAGATCAGTAAGTGTATGTTCCTCCAACACTTAATGTAACCTTCACTAATCACTATGACCCTAGGAGTTTAAGTTTGTGCGGTACACCTCACAGATGTAACTAACTAGCATCATCAAGCAAGACCAGCACCATATTTGATGTTCCCATcatattacaaaaataccattaaaaaTTAAGGTGCAAAATTTCCCCATAAAACATTGTAAGGAGAGGCCGTGGTTTTGGATGAAATGCAAACACCACATAGGCATGCTGCAGGTGTAAAACTGTCACATTGTCTGCTAACCATTTGTAATGGAAACAATACAATGGCTCATCAAACAATACAAACAAAGTGTTGATGTCCCTAAAGTAACGTGGGAACTGCTCATATGAAAAACAGAGCAGAACCTTTACTCTTTAGGTCATCACAATCCAATTCATTCATGCATGACGCCAGGTAGGTGTTTTATACACTGCCTAAGTGCCTAGCACTATGCGGTTACAAAGTTGCAAAAACTACCGTAACCTAACATAATTCACCACAACTGCATAAAATGCACAGCTCACTGATGCGAAGTCAATCAACTCTCGCAGAAACAAAGATCACATCAAGCAGGTGCAAGGAACGCACCTTGAAGTGGACCCTCAGATCCCTGCCCATGGCCTTGGCCGCTGCACGCACAACATCAAACAACCCATCAAAACCATCACAAGAATACGAAAATCGGCAAACCAAGACCTAGCAATGGCAGAAACCAAGTGGGGCGGGATCTTACACTTGGTAGGGTTGGCCGGCTCCCGCGAGTACTTCACCTGAAACGCAACAGCAAGATCTTAGATCAACGGGGCAAAGCACGTTGGTATGGTTGTACCGgaggcagagagagaaagagccgGGTCTgaccatggcggcggcggcggcggttggaGTGCGGCGGGGGAGGAGGGAGGGTCGCCTTCGCACGAACACTCCGCACTGAGGAAGCAGGCGGCGGCGGTAGCCTAAGAGAAGGGAAACCCTAGCGCAGTGGCGCTAAGCCATTTTAGATGGGCCGACCTGTAAGCTGCTTTGGGGCATGTTGGGTTGGGCCgagcttttttaaaaaattgttgtTGAAAAGGCTGTTATATAAAAGTtgtttttaattagttttttatgcggatgaaatatataatatatataatatctcttataatattattttttaaaggtATCAAAGCTACTCTAGATTAGTTTTGACTTCTAGTAATATTGATAGTTTTTGCTAGCTTTTGTTTCTAAAAAGTTATTCTTAGAAACGAATTATTTGATTCAGTTTTCTGCTTCTGAATAGCAAAAGTTTACAAAAATTGAACCAAATAGGGTCTTAGATGGGCCAAAGTGTTGACACCTGAACGACCTAATTGGTTTGGGCATGTTTCATTGCTGCTTTTGGCTTCTGTGGTGCTAGAAGCTAGAAGCCTGAAgcacaaataaatataattgCTAAAAAATGGTTTCCGAAGAAGTTATAAGTCTGATTCTGAACAAAATGAACTAGAAACTAAAAAGCTAGCTGAAAGTAGATTTTTCGAGAAGTTGTCggctgagaagttaaaaatttattgtaaaaattaacaactaaaatccaaaaataatttttcaaaaaaattaaaagtaaaAGCAGCAAACAAATGGGCCTCTACTGGGCCGGTCTTTTATCTTCTTAACCTTTGCCTAGAGAAGCACTGTTTGAGAAAATCAAACAAATTGGAATAAATTGGACGAAAATATGCTGACCGTTGAAAAGTTGAAATTTGTTtggaagattttttttgaagggGTGGAATTATATTAAGAGAAATTCTATTTAATCGTCGACAGGTTTAGAGGGGGGAATATGTCGAATTTCGTAACGTAGGATGAATATAGAGATTCGTGCGGCCATCTCCTCTGGTGACGAtaaggttagggttagggttttgagTTGGGGTTCGAATTTTCAAGATTTTACGGGCTTGCAGCTTAGAGGGAGCTCGGGGGAGGTCGTCGGTCTGGCGGTGGTGGCGGGTGGCGGGGGCGTCGCCCactgaggtggtggaggactaTCGATTGGGAGGGGTTGACAGCGAGGGCGTCTCGCTCTATAGTGATTGGCGTGGGAGGTGGTCACGGGCAGCGGCTCCGACAACGATTGTGGTGGGGGAGAGCAGCACCTGACACCGGggaagaagagatggagaggttgcggaggagggaggggtgGCAGCGAGGCTCGTCAGTGGGCCATGCTAGAGCCAGACACAACGTCGATGAGATGGCGGAGAGGTGGTGCATAGGGTCGGGAATGAGCTGAGGGACTGCAATGGTGGGTGGGAATGAGGAAAGGGGTCCAGGGTAGAATTCTTATATACAATTGAGGTTGATCTCGCACGTCTGATAGACATTCAAAGATTAGGAATTTGACAGATTTGAGGACTCCAAATGTCATCAAATAGTTAGCAAGTTCCTTATATTAATAGGCGGGCACATTGTATCCCTATTTTACATAAACCAACGTCCTTAGGCCAATGCTTCCAACGTTGACCATTCTTTCTAGTGAATCTTATATGCGATAACCATCTACCAGTAGTAATGCATCTAACTACAATATTGCACATTTGtgatactaatttttttaataatagaagCAAAATTGCGGTACTAATTGACATCAGCCGTTCTCTTCGCACAAGACCACTATCAATACTTTGTTTGTTAGGTGATGTTTAAAAAGAGAGAGTAAGAAATTAATATTAAGAAATAAGCTTACAATGCATATATGTATTATTTGTTTCTTTAGGTCtcataaaataatttattgtcttataattatttaaaattattcaaAGAACTAATTTCTTCCGTAAGTAAGAAACAAGCTTATTCTCTATACTCTTTAAATTATTTACCACATCATTCTTTTATTTAGATAGACActtaattaatattaaaaaactagTATTGCGAGCGGCCTAAGTGAGGGTCGGGGGAGTGGAGGCCGCGGTGACTACAATGCAAAGTTTCCTCCCTGTGATTTGTATTATTGTAATACCATATGATGGTTGTTTGGTTGAGTTATCACTTAATCAGTTATGTCCTATGTGGTGTTGCCGTGGAACCGTGTTGAGTTATTAGATGTCAAACCTATCCATAATGCATTAATGTATGGATTAGATGTCAAACCTATCCATAATGTATTAATGTATAGATTCATGTACCGTGGTTCAGATACCCCATGTTCACATGAACGTTGTAAGCAATTGTTCTATGGTTAGGTGTTTTCGATACGAATTATCAGTTCTCGATAGATATGAGTATGTTTCTGTTCTAATGCtttcgtttttttttctaatagtTCCGACttcgtttttattttttattttcttgtcttttattttgattttaagaaaaaaatataatacccctttggaaaaaaaaattgaggaaGTTTAAATGATTTGAATTTTATAGGAAAATTCTTATGAGCCCTTTGAAACAAAGGATTGAACCTCTATAATCCGTATGAAATTTCTATAGAATAGCctattttataggatttttagagGATTTCTAGTGTAAGGTCCAACCTTATAGAAAAATTCCTTTGATTCTATCCCTTTTCTCTCATTCCCATGTTTTTCCTTTATTGCATCCAAACGGTTCACAAGAGATTTTTCTGTATTTTGGATTAATGTAGGATTACAAGTGGTAGGCAATTTtaatcttatattttttctattcttatATTTTCATAATACTACGCTCCAATGAGACCCTGACAGTAAAAGTGGTTAGAAACTTTTTTAAACCGTATCTGTCTTTTTTCACCTTGAGATATATCAGACTAATTATGCACGTGTTTCACTCGAACAATATTATATCATAAAAATTTTCGAGTCTCCTTATAACCCATATACATTCAACTAGTAAAACCAAAATTCCCTAAGAAAACCATGAATCCAAGTGTAGGCGTGGAGCCCATCAAAATATTACGTTGGCGAGTGGCAACTCGCACTTGTTGACTCACCACACAATAAAAAATAGGAGCTCATTTGAACTAATTGATGATTTACCACCCTTAAAAATAGATTATGTTCATTTGTAACTTTAGCTTATAGTTATAAATTTAGACGGTCCGATGTATCATTGATTTAGGTGGTATTATAATTCTGGATAAACAATTCATCAATTTTTCCACGAAGAGGAGGGAGCACGAGGCCACGAGAGGAGCACGATGCCGGGGCTCACGGCGCCGTCCAACTACGCGGAGGAGCCGCCGCGCCACCCGGCCCTCAAGATCAACTCCAAGGTCAGTTTCTCGCCCTGTCTCTCGCCCCGTCTCTCGCGTTCGTGTTCCTCCCCCTGAGGATCGAGGGATCGTGGGGGAGGAAAATAAATAATCGCAACGATTCGCGGCTTGGCCCGGTCGGTCGGTCGGTCGGATGCGTGCGATGCCGGTGCATCGGCGGAATcaggacgccgccgccgccgccgccgctcatgTTGCGCGGTGTCGCCCGACTGCCCGTATGAGTTAGCGTGCAGACGTGCTGTTAGTGAGTAGTGATAAGTGAGGTGTGGTTAGTAGGGAATTTGTTTATTCTCGGTGAGTGTGCAGATGGATTCCCGTTCCGGTTTGAGAAACAAAGGCTAATGGGTTTAGGATTTGGCTGGTGCATTCCTCACTCCGATGCACTGGGAATTTTGCTTCTCTGTATGCTGCCGGCCTGCTGCGGTGTGTAGATTTGACCCTTCTCTGTCTGCTATTCCTGAACAAGTGTTTTGATTAGCAACAATTATTCCAGAGTGAGCTTGCAGTTTAGCAGGAGCTGTTCCTGAATTATTCCGTAAGATACAGAAATGGAGTAACCTGATGGCATTATTTTGTTATGCAGGAGCCATTTAATGCTGAGCCTCACCGATCAGCATTGGTCGCATCTTACATCACCCCGGTGGATTTCTTCTACAAGAGGAACCATGGACCCATTCCAAAAGTCGATAACCTCTCAAGGTTTTTCAGCAGGGACTGTGAATCTCCATTTATCATTATGATCTCTTACAAACCCTTACATTTTTTATATGAACGGATCAACAGATACAGTGTTTCCATTACTGGTCTTATCCACAAGCCAATTCAGATATCGATGGCTGACATTTGGTAATGCATTATGTTTTATCATCTTATCATGtgacatcaattttttttttttttggagtaaAGAATTGACATAAACTTCGCATTCAGGGCTCTTCCAAAGCACAATGTCACTGCAACTTTACAGGTCTTCTGCAGTTAACTTAAATCCTTTCCCCCCTAATCTTTCTGTGATGGTTAATATATTAGTATTGCTAGTAATGTAAGTATGTAACAATAAGATTCTGGTATTTACAGTGTGCGGGAAACAGAAGGACTGCGATGAGTAAGGTACGGAAAGTGAGAGGTGTTGGGTGGGACATATCTGCTCTTGGAAACGGTAAGAAATTAGTTGTGTTATTTTAGAATGTTCAGAACTTAAGGGATGCATTTTGTTTCAATGCTGTAGAAATGCAACCCGATGCACTTATCTCAGCTCATAGTGGCGTCCTGATTAATATGCATGTTACTACTGTGTAAATTTATTATGTTTACACCAAGAACTACAAAAGATAGTGGTCATATGAATGGAGTTGATTTACAGGAACTGCTGTTTTTTTTGCTATCCCAAGAATTGTACCTTTTACTTCCATTCTGGACTCCTAATTTTATAGACTGGAACAAAAAATTCCTTTTTACCTTTCATTTTTTCTATTGAATCAGTACCAGCATCATAATGAAAATGCTCTGATTGTCCTCATCAAATTGTCTTTGTACCAAGCAATACTTGTGTTTCTTGTTGATTAAAAGTTTAAAATGGTTCTACTATGTTCTAATCTTTTGTATCATTCCAGCAACTTGGGGAGGAGCAAAATTATGTGATATCCTTGAACTAGTTGGAATACCTAAGCTCGGTTCAGTGACATCTTTAGGAGGGAAGCACGTTGAGTTTGTCAGTGTTGACAAATGTAAAGTGAGTATGTTGGTCCTTATTGACCGGCAGCAGCTTTTATGGCTACCACACTGATCTCATGTTGTTTGTGTTTCAGGAGGAAAAAGGTGGTCCATATAGGGCATCCATTCCATTGAAGCAGGCAGCAGATCCTGATGCTGATGTATTGCTTGCATATGAAATGAATGGAGAGGTGACCAAATATTgacctttcctttcctttcatATTGAAATTTATTTTACATAGTTTCCAGTATGATGTTTAAGTTGTTCTTCAAAATGTGTGTTTTTCGTAACACCGTTGTCCCAGTTGTACTTCTGGTTTGCCTTTTCATTTAATCTTACATCTTGTCCTGTTATTTCATTATTGCATAGTGCAATTTCTCCCTTTGAAGCTGCTTCTGGTGAATTAGAGTGATAATACTAACTACACGTGTAATTATCAGTAACATTACAGTAATGTGCTATGTTCATATTGATGGAACACTTCCTAAAACAGAACAGTTAGTGTACAAATAACACCTGAGTTAATCTCTTGCCAAATTTGAATACTCATCAGAATCTTATTTGGCACTGACGGAGTATGTAATAATTTGATTTGATACTGCTCTCGTCAAGCACAGGTGCACAGGTTTTTGAAATATTTGTTGCTAAATAATATTGTGCTTGAGTTGCAATGCAACTCTGTACTTTTGCTAAACTTTCCTGATGTTGCAGTTCTAATGTGGATGTGTTCCATGCTTCACTTGTTGTAAATGACCATGTATAGATCCTCAATCGCGACCATGGATACCCACTCCGTGTTGTTGTACCTGGTGTTATTGGCGCACGCTCTGTAAAATGGCTGGACAGTATCAACATAATTGAGGATGAATGCCAGGTTTTCTGAAAATATGAATGCAATGCCACCttttcatgtttattttttatgttcaAAACTGACTGCTAATTCTCAACCAGGGTTTTTTTATGCAAAAAGATTACAAAATGTTTCCACCTTCTGTGGATTGGGACAATATTAATTGGTCAACTAGAAGGCCACAAATGGATTTTCCTGTACAGGTACTACATTATCAATATTTCTATGCTAATATGTTCTGCTAGGTTTCTGGATAACTTATCTTCACTTACTTTTGATTGAGTAGTCTGCTATCTGTACGCTGGAAGATGTAGATGTTATCAAGGAAGGAAAGGTTAGTATTATTTCCATAATAATGGTTACTCTTGAGACTGCATCCTGTGTACATAGTACATACAATGGCCAAGTTTGGAATAAGGTCTTATTCACGCTCTGCTATGTTCGCTCGCTGCAGGCTAGGATCGCTGGATATGCACTTTCAGGTGGTGGCCGCGGCATTGAGAGAGTGGATATATCTGTTGATGGGGGTAAAACATGGGTTGAGGCTCGTAGATATCAGAAAGACAGCATTCCATACGTATCTGATGGACCTCAGAGTGATAAGTGGGCATGGGTTCTCTTCGAGGCTACATTAGACATACCAGCAAATGCTGAGATAGTAGCTAAGGCGGTAAGTGAAATCCACCACAGGCACTGTTTCTCCCAAACTTTTGCTGCTTTGCATAAAACTGTATGTGAAAATGCATCATGTGGACTACAGGTGGATTCGGCTGCAAACGTTCAACCCGAAAATGTGGAGGACATATGGAACCTGAGAGGGGTCCTAAACACATCTTGGCATCGGATTAAAATACTGAATTCGTCATGCGTAGGAAGATCCAAAATGTGAAATATGTACGATGCTGACCACTTGGAACAAGCATGGTAGTGATCTTACAAGTCTTTATCATTGTACCAAAATAATAATTTCTCATATCAGAGTATCAGATTGTATCATAAGTGTTGGAGCTGTGTAGTTGGTATGGAATTTGAGTTTCTCGGTGCCTCCTATGTACTGTCAACTGTTGTTGGCTGATCTGATATCAAGAAATTATGATTGTGTTCTGCGTTAAGAATTACCGTGGCAGCTTCCGAAAGAAAAAAACTACTGTGGCAGCATAGATCACTTGAGCATTAAAAAGGCGCACTTGGCATTGCAACTTGAGCATGAAAAGATCCAACTGCTGCTTGAAATTACAAAACATATAAGAGTAGATGATGAGGGACATATAGGGGCTGCGTAG
Protein-coding regions in this window:
- the LOC133895554 gene encoding sulfite oxidase-like isoform X1; translation: MPGLTAPSNYAEEPPRHPALKINSKEPFNAEPHRSALVASYITPVDFFYKRNHGPIPKVDNLSRYSVSITGLIHKPIQISMADIWALPKHNVTATLQCAGNRRTAMSKVRKVRGVGWDISALGNATWGGAKLCDILELVGIPKLGSVTSLGGKHVEFVSVDKCKEEKGGPYRASIPLKQAADPDADVLLAYEMNGEILNRDHGYPLRVVVPGVIGARSVKWLDSINIIEDECQGFFMQKDYKMFPPSVDWDNINWSTRRPQMDFPVQSAICTLEDVDVIKEGKARIAGYALSGGGRGIERVDISVDGGKTWVEARRYQKDSIPYVSDGPQSDKWAWVLFEATLDIPANAEIVAKAVSEIHHRHCFSQTFAALHKTVCENASCGLQVDSAANVQPENVEDIWNLRGVLNTSWHRIKILNSSCVGRSKM
- the LOC133896266 gene encoding large ribosomal subunit protein uL22-like — its product is MVKYSREPANPTKSAKAMGRDLRVHFKNTRETAFALRKLPLAKAKQYLEDVIAHKQAIPFRRYCGGVGRTAQAKSRHSNGQGRWPMKSARFILDLLKNAESNADVKGLDVDNLYVSHIQVNQAQKQRRRTYRAHGRINPYMSSPCHIELILSEKEEPVKKEPDNIIAPRKQ
- the LOC133895554 gene encoding sulfite oxidase-like isoform X2, which codes for MPGLTAPSNYAEEPPRHPALKINSKEPFNAEPHRSALVASYITPVDFFYKRNHGPIPKVDNLSRYSVSITGLIHKPIQISMADIWALPKHNVTATLQCAGNRRTAMSKVRKVRGVGWDISALGNATWGGAKLCDILELVGIPKLGSVTSLGGKHVEFVSVDKCKEEKGGPYRASIPLKQAADPDADVLLAYEMNGEILNRDHGYPLRVVVPGVIGARSVKWLDSINIIEDECQGFFMQKDYKMFPPSVDWDNINWSTRRPQMDFPVQSAICTLEDVDVIKEGKARIAGYALSGGGRGIERVDISVDGGKTWVEARRYQKDSIPYVSDGPQSDKWAWVLFEATLDIPANAEIVAKAVDSAANVQPENVEDIWNLRGVLNTSWHRIKILNSSCVGRSKM